From the genome of Streptomyces sp. NBC_00659, one region includes:
- a CDS encoding AI-2E family transporter — MNAGSRRPQRRPGAPGTGRGGRRTRYVVGNRSSRGVWTVTRARTSAAYGRHGTGDDQGALVRHGLRVAAAYAWRLLVVGVVAYAVFALLGRLQLVAVALFLALVVTAVLRPLADLLARRMPRTVAVIVSILVSILLVLGVMALVGRVVAGESGKLGHEFAGGLGRIERWLEGSPFHVSHAVMSNLQGKVATFVSEHRSVLISSALSGAGRAVEFVTGLVLALFCSLFFIRSGDRFWRWFQDLMPESARDPWDRGGRAAWRTFAGYTRGIIIVAATNAILVGIALFVLGVPLALPLTLLEFFAAFIPLVGSPVALAVATVVALATRGPVVALIVLALIVVIGQLEGHVLHPLVLSWAVRLHPVVVALSVIAGSILAGVTGAVVAVPMVSVAWSVITELRARPEPEPSGRSPDHRSAPAERRSGPTGDAGARAGKP, encoded by the coding sequence GTGAACGCCGGATCGCGTCGTCCTCAGCGGCGGCCCGGCGCGCCCGGCACGGGTCGCGGCGGGCGCCGGACGCGTTACGTCGTGGGGAATCGCTCCTCCCGTGGCGTCTGGACGGTCACGCGGGCGCGAACGTCCGCTGCCTACGGGCGGCACGGCACCGGAGACGACCAGGGGGCCCTGGTGCGTCACGGGCTACGGGTGGCCGCGGCCTACGCGTGGCGGCTGCTCGTGGTCGGTGTGGTCGCCTATGCGGTCTTCGCCCTCCTGGGCAGGCTCCAGCTGGTCGCGGTGGCCCTGTTCCTCGCGCTCGTCGTGACGGCGGTCCTGCGTCCCCTGGCCGACCTGCTGGCACGGCGGATGCCGAGGACCGTGGCGGTGATCGTCAGCATCCTGGTCAGCATCCTGCTGGTGCTCGGCGTGATGGCGCTGGTCGGTCGTGTCGTGGCGGGCGAGTCCGGCAAGCTGGGCCATGAGTTCGCCGGGGGTCTGGGACGGATCGAACGCTGGCTGGAGGGCTCACCGTTCCATGTGAGCCACGCGGTGATGTCGAACCTCCAGGGCAAGGTGGCCACGTTCGTCTCCGAGCACCGTTCCGTACTGATCAGCAGCGCCCTCAGCGGCGCCGGCCGCGCGGTGGAGTTCGTCACCGGCCTGGTGCTCGCGCTGTTCTGCTCGCTGTTCTTCATCCGCTCCGGGGACCGGTTCTGGCGCTGGTTCCAGGACCTGATGCCGGAGAGCGCGCGGGACCCGTGGGACCGCGGCGGGCGTGCGGCCTGGCGGACCTTCGCCGGCTACACGCGCGGCATCATCATCGTGGCGGCCACCAACGCCATCCTCGTCGGCATCGCCCTGTTCGTCCTGGGCGTACCACTGGCGCTGCCGCTCACGTTGCTGGAGTTCTTCGCCGCGTTCATCCCCCTGGTGGGCTCGCCCGTCGCGCTCGCCGTGGCCACGGTCGTCGCCCTGGCCACCCGGGGGCCGGTCGTCGCGCTCATCGTGCTCGCCCTGATCGTCGTCATCGGCCAGTTGGAGGGGCACGTACTGCACCCGCTCGTCCTGAGCTGGGCCGTCCGGCTGCACCCCGTGGTCGTGGCCCTCTCTGTGATCGCGGGGAGCATCCTGGCCGGTGTGACCGGCGCCGTCGTGGCGGTACCGATGGTGTCGGTCGCCTGGTCCGTGATCACCGAGCTGCGGGCACGCCCCGAGCC
- a CDS encoding SpoIIE family protein phosphatase, whose protein sequence is MIRRLDLLDTADDGITESEVFRLALQHSIAELGCVGGAVYLRGPVSALRLVSSTGLPSSVTRAWEIVDQDGPTATARAVRSGERVWVAALPADVAEPSAPLLSRSGWFSVPLAYEGRVIGAITCLTGDNEEPTSEQWTFLTSVAEWTTNRLKKMPAPALLRTDLDATPVGSWEWDVRTGELMWDQVAMRVYQTEPGDFAPGVETWLKVVHPDDLATTLAALDRTIRTHAPFEAEYRVRRGDGGYTWTRASGHVVLDDEGQVTRVVGKGWASDAARSTRDTLSRALRHMSDAFLSVDDDWRITFANLEAERILGPADEQLFGRNLWHLPALHHVPDLEERCRRGAAQSTAAGFDIALADTGRRYDLRIVPVPGGLTVYFTDVTDRRRREAEEAEAVRAAAERASRTAELTTQLAAATTSEDVVTAVAQRVLPPFGAQGLLVLVLEDQRLVHIGSVGYPSSFLQHMQGAHGRDLPDAGAAGQAILTGEPYFCSSREEWATAFPDPDGMPPTDKEAWAFLPLTASGHTFGVCVIAFDTVRHLTAEERTLLITISALVAHALERARLYEAELTRSEELQQALLPRELPTVPEATVTARYLPTGETSDVGGDWYDLIPLSAGQVALVVGDVMGHGLSEAATMGRLRTALHTLAALELPPDEIMGHLNDIVGGLGEHAYATCLYALYDSTDGSCTMVRAGHPPPLVVRPDGSAHFPEVAVNPPLGAAFPPFETTRLQLPAESLLVLYTDGLVESPQREIDQGMAQLAGLLRGEAGSPDLEVLCDSVTAGLLPGGPTADDAALLIARLHHVADRQVASWALPEGPEAAGEARRHVREQLARWHLDDLVMTTELLASELVGNVIRHAGGPIGLRLLCSGTLVCEVSDASLTMPRIRRATDTDEGGRGLQLINALCERWGSRYTPEGKAIWTEQTLPDAAEPADEDRPAGPSGPPS, encoded by the coding sequence GTGATCAGGCGGCTGGACCTACTCGACACCGCTGACGACGGCATCACGGAAAGCGAGGTCTTCCGGCTCGCCCTTCAGCACTCCATCGCGGAGCTGGGCTGCGTCGGCGGGGCCGTCTACCTGCGGGGCCCCGTGTCGGCCCTGCGTCTGGTGTCCTCCACCGGACTGCCGTCGTCGGTCACGCGCGCATGGGAGATCGTCGACCAGGACGGGCCCACGGCGACCGCCCGAGCCGTACGCTCCGGTGAGCGTGTGTGGGTGGCCGCGCTCCCCGCCGACGTGGCCGAACCCAGCGCGCCGCTGCTGTCGCGGTCCGGCTGGTTCTCCGTACCCCTGGCCTACGAGGGCCGTGTCATCGGTGCGATCACCTGTCTGACCGGTGACAACGAGGAGCCCACGTCCGAGCAGTGGACGTTCCTCACCTCGGTGGCCGAATGGACCACGAACCGGCTGAAGAAGATGCCGGCGCCCGCACTCCTGCGCACCGACCTCGACGCCACCCCGGTCGGCTCCTGGGAGTGGGACGTGCGCACCGGCGAACTGATGTGGGACCAGGTGGCCATGAGGGTCTACCAGACCGAGCCGGGGGACTTCGCGCCCGGTGTCGAGACCTGGCTGAAGGTGGTGCACCCCGACGACCTCGCGACCACCCTGGCCGCCCTCGATCGCACCATCCGCACCCACGCGCCGTTCGAGGCCGAGTACCGGGTGCGGCGCGGCGACGGGGGCTATACCTGGACCCGCGCGTCCGGTCACGTCGTGCTCGACGACGAGGGCCAGGTCACGCGCGTCGTCGGCAAAGGCTGGGCGAGCGACGCCGCGCGCTCCACCCGCGACACGCTCAGCCGTGCCCTGCGGCACATGAGTGACGCCTTCCTGTCCGTGGACGACGACTGGCGGATCACCTTCGCCAATCTGGAGGCGGAGCGCATCCTCGGTCCGGCCGACGAGCAGCTCTTCGGCCGGAACCTGTGGCACCTGCCCGCCCTGCACCATGTGCCCGACCTGGAGGAGCGGTGCCGGCGCGGCGCCGCGCAGTCCACGGCAGCCGGCTTCGACATCGCGCTGGCCGACACCGGACGCCGCTACGACCTGCGGATCGTCCCCGTCCCCGGCGGCCTCACGGTGTACTTCACCGATGTCACCGATCGCCGCCGTCGTGAGGCCGAGGAGGCGGAGGCCGTCCGAGCCGCCGCCGAGCGCGCGAGCCGGACGGCGGAGCTGACCACACAGCTCGCGGCCGCGACCACCTCCGAGGACGTGGTGACGGCCGTCGCCCAGCGCGTCCTGCCCCCGTTCGGCGCCCAGGGCCTGCTCGTTCTCGTCCTCGAGGACCAGAGGCTGGTGCACATCGGATCCGTCGGCTATCCGAGCTCCTTCCTTCAGCACATGCAAGGAGCCCACGGCAGGGACCTGCCGGACGCCGGTGCCGCCGGGCAGGCGATCCTGACCGGCGAACCCTACTTCTGCTCGTCGCGCGAGGAATGGGCCACGGCCTTCCCCGACCCCGACGGCATGCCTCCGACCGACAAGGAGGCCTGGGCGTTCCTCCCCCTGACGGCCTCCGGCCACACCTTCGGCGTGTGTGTCATCGCCTTCGACACCGTCCGGCACCTGACGGCCGAGGAACGCACGCTCCTCATCACCATCAGTGCCCTGGTGGCACACGCGCTGGAGCGGGCCCGGCTCTACGAGGCCGAGCTCACCCGCTCCGAGGAACTCCAGCAGGCGCTGCTGCCCCGTGAGCTCCCCACCGTGCCCGAGGCGACCGTGACGGCACGCTATCTGCCGACCGGGGAGACCTCCGACGTGGGCGGGGACTGGTACGACCTGATCCCGCTGTCCGCGGGGCAGGTGGCCCTGGTCGTCGGTGACGTGATGGGCCACGGGCTGTCCGAGGCCGCGACCATGGGGCGCCTGCGCACCGCGCTGCACACACTCGCGGCCCTGGAACTGCCTCCCGACGAGATCATGGGCCACCTCAACGACATCGTGGGCGGCCTGGGCGAGCACGCGTACGCGACCTGCCTCTACGCGCTGTACGACTCCACCGACGGATCGTGCACCATGGTGCGGGCGGGCCATCCGCCGCCGCTCGTCGTCCGGCCGGACGGAAGCGCGCACTTCCCCGAGGTCGCCGTCAACCCTCCCCTGGGCGCCGCGTTCCCGCCGTTCGAGACGACGCGGCTGCAACTGCCGGCGGAGAGCCTTCTGGTCCTCTACACCGACGGGCTCGTGGAGTCACCGCAGCGGGAGATCGACCAGGGCATGGCCCAGCTCGCCGGTCTGCTCAGGGGTGAAGCCGGTTCTCCCGATCTGGAGGTCCTGTGCGACTCCGTGACCGCGGGGCTGCTCCCGGGTGGGCCCACGGCCGACGACGCCGCCCTGCTGATCGCGCGCCTGCACCACGTCGCCGACCGGCAGGTGGCGTCCTGGGCGCTGCCGGAGGGCCCGGAGGCCGCGGGTGAGGCCCGTCGCCATGTACGGGAGCAGCTCGCCCGATGGCATCTGGACGACCTGGTCATGACGACGGAACTGCTGGCCAGCGAGCTCGTCGGGAACGTCATCCGGCACGCGGGCGGCCCCATCGGTCTTCGCCTCCTGTGCAGCGGAACGCTCGTCTGCGAGGTGTCCGACGCGAGTCTGACGATGCCCCGGATCCGGCGTGCCACGGACACCGACGAGGGGGGCCGCGGGCTCCAGCTCATCAACGCCCTCTGCGAGCGCTGGGGCA